A region from the Vanessa tameamea isolate UH-Manoa-2023 chromosome 3, ilVanTame1 primary haplotype, whole genome shotgun sequence genome encodes:
- the LOC113397434 gene encoding sorting nexin-25 isoform X2 produces MLKCLIYIFAPICLSLIYYFPFILSLTYIALLSACCISGIFVLTLWGHLALSSPHQTSLFLLDNIEKEARILETAIREEQSNWIYLSKKPHLPVIFGRTVDSQLQLLIDYFLRDFVTRWLKELSYKPEPVIDKFKEHIWNAIQTLYERLLKVDAEKLLANDIVTKITQHFERIRIARSCALELNQAPVFALASHLMSSDTELHYLRQISDMIVMFLMPRCYSLSPVSYLVREILACKILQPAIDLITEPDYINQKIMQYLEAQKEVDAMHIRTHEYAKTFEDYIRLINNCNNVDTLKRLRYDIVTQIMQATTLQNIKRAKGVDVDVIEKTGNQHNVSRQQVTDAKKLKRYIDQLTIAKAECEEALRKLGWDGAFPAVESDSKAMPLDQVMESVTGRRYLSMFLETLCSQGLVGFWTAVEELRHSARSSWHQLGAEIFYTYIRSPSAEIKVDKDTRKRMEAFLLGDKGPEVFYEVQDSVVDTIQEKYYHSFLLSDQYKAFIAELATEEANQERSPIEDRQLSNESVSSAESAGTVHLTEHSTYARRKLDQLQERHNNKTQALAALRASLKPESPALAMLANEVERLAGEQMRLEAHLARTDTWAEHLGRWRATVHSAEVIDESKPPQFVIVVHMAEQEPTNADEKPEQISTGWVLLRTLNEFQELHRKLRPMCSELKNLELPSNSFKFIFGKNDKNSLDKAKTLIQKYLEFVLEDDRLNQSEALYTFLNPSSEYLKQGDLPKKNKFSFSTLFKSTSSDATTRSSQDKEAFTHLSADEDEISQYLDGNGGDAANKNMNNSMRGTGPIGEERDSIAEPLYALLSEVFDMRGVFRWLRKTLVTFVQITYGRTINRQIKETISWLFSEQMLHYYTSIVLKSWWPGGVLSETTSNRNMRDKEHTRTLAQAALSEGVGGALASLVGAHAAARGAHKLFHTLQDPTHNKQLFYEIFELVLLEVFPELKRYQ; encoded by the exons atgttAAAATgtctcatatatatttttgctccAATTTGTTTATCTCTGATATATTACTTCCCTTTTATATTAAGTCTGACGTATATAGCGCTTCTTAGTGCGTGTTGTATATCgggtatatttgttttaactcTTTGGGGTCATCTTGCGCTCTCTTCACCACACCAAACTTCTCTGTTTTTACTGGATAACATTGAAAAGGAAGCTCGAATATTGGAAACTGCTATACGG GAGGAACAAAGTAACtggatttatttatctaaaaaaccTCACTTACCTGTCATCTTTGGGCGAACTGTGGATAGTCAATTACAATTGTTAATTGACTATTTTCTTAGAGATTTTGTAACACGTTGGCTGAAAGAACTCTCTTATAAACCAGAACCAGTGATTGATAAGTTTAAAGAACATATTTGGAATGCGATACAAACTCTGTATGAACGTCTTTTAAAAGTTGATGCTGAAAAACTACTGGCTAATGATATAGTCACAAAAATAACACAGCATTTTGAACGAATTCGGATAGCCAGAAGTTGCgc gtTGGAATTAAATCAAGCTCCTGTTTTTGCATTAGCTTCTCACTTGATGTCTAGTGATACTGAATTGCACTACTTGCGTCAGATCAGTGATATGATTGTTATGTTTCTAATGCCACGTTGCTATTCATTGTCTCCTGTCTCATACCTTGTTAGAGAGATATTAGCATGTAAAA TACTTCAGCCTGCAATTGATCTTATCACCGAACCtgattatataaatcaaaagatAATGCAATATCTCGAAGCACAAAAAGAAGTAGATGCCATGCATATAAGAACACATGAATATGCCAAGACATTTGAAGATTATATCAGACTTATTAACAACTGCAATAATGTGGACACTCTAAAACGTTTAcg GTATGATATTGTTACACAAATAATGCAAGCGACAacattgcaaaatataaaaagagcGAAGGGTGTAGACGTTGATGTCATTGAAAAAACTGGAAACCAGCACAACGTTAGCAGACAACAAGTGACTGATGCTAAGAAATTGAAGAGATACATCGACCAACTGACTATAGCTAAGGCTGAGTGTGAGGAGGCACTACGAAAATTAGGCTGGGACGGAGCTTTTCCAGCTGTGGAGTCAGATAGCAAg GCAATGCCTCTAGATCAAGTAATGGAAAGCGTAACCGGTCGACGATATCTCTCAATGTTCCTAGAGACACTGTGTTCACAAGGATTGGTTGGTTTCTGGACAGCGGTGGAAGAATTACGTCACAGCGCTAGAAGCAGCTGGCATCAGCTCGGAgctgaaatattttacacttaCATAAGGTCACCTAGTGCAGAAATTAAAGTAGACAAA GATACTAGAAAAAGAATGGAAGCATTTCTACTGGGTGACAAAGGGCCAGAAGTATTTTATGAAGTGCAAGACTCAGTAGTAGACACAATTCAAGAGAAGTATTATCATTCGTTTTTACTAAGTGACCAGTATAAAGCTTTCATCGCAGAACTCGCAACTGAAGAGGCTAATCAAG AAAGGTCTCCAATTGAAGACCGTCAGTTGTCGAACGAATCGGTCTCGTCAGCGGAGAGCGCGGGGACCGTTCACCTCACCGAACACTCCACGTATGCGAGGCGGAAGTTAGACCAGCTGCAAGAGAGACACAACAATAAGACGCAG GCATTAGCGGCTCTACGAGCGTCGCTAAAGCCAGAATCTCCCGCACTTGCGATGCTGGCGAACGAAGTGGAGAGGTTAGCGGGAGAGCAAATGCGGCTGGAAGCTCATTTGGCGAGAACTGACACCTGGGCTGAACACCTGGGCAGGTGGCGCGCCACGGTTCATAGTGCTGAG GTTATAGACGAGTCGAAGCCCCCGCAGTTCGTAATAGTAGTTCATATGGCGGAGCAGGAACCTACGAATGCGGACGAGAAACCGGAGCAGATCTCGACTGGCTGGGTATTGCTCAGGACTCTCAATGAATTTCAG GAATTACATAGAAAGTTAAGACCAATGTGTTCAGAGCTAAAAAATTTAGAACTGCCATcgaattcttttaaatttatatttggaaagAACGATAAAAACTCCCTAGATAAGGCCAAGACTCTTATTCAAAAGTATTTAGAA TTCGTCTTAGAGGACGATAGGTTAAACCAAAGTGAAGCTTTATATACATTCCTCAATCCTAGTTCAGAGTACCTGAAACAAGGCGACCTACCAAAGAAGAATAAATTTTCGTTCTCtacattatttaaaag tacaaGTAGTGATGCAACAACTAGATCGTCACAGGATAAAGAAGCGTTTACACATCTGTCTGCCGACGAAGATGAAATATCCCAGTATTTAGACGGAAATGGCGGAGACGCGGCGAATaagaatatgaataattcaatGCGTG GGACCGGCCCCATCGGCGAAGAGCGGGACAGCATCGCGGAGCCGCTGTACGCGCTGCTCAGCGAGGTGTTCGACATGCGCGGGGTGTTCCGCTGGCTGCGGAAGACGCTCGTCACCTTCGTGCAGATCACGTACGGCCGGACCATCAACCG GCAAATCAAGGAGACAATATCGTGGTTGTTCTCGGAACAAATGCTGCATTACTACACTAGTATCGTGCTGAAGTCCTGGTGGCCGGGTGGAGTTCTGAGTGAAACGACATCCAACAGAAACATGAGAGATAAAG AGCACACGCGCACGCTGGCGCAGGCGGCGCTGAGCGAGGGCGTGGGCGGCGCGCTGGCGTCGCTGGTGGGCGCGCacgcggcggcgcgcggcgcgcacAAGCTGTTCCACACGCTGCAGGACCCCACGCACAACAAGCAGCTCTTCTAC
- the LOC113397434 gene encoding sorting nexin-25 isoform X1, with amino-acid sequence MLKCLIYIFAPICLSLIYYFPFILSLTYIALLSACCISGIFVLTLWGHLALSSPHQTSLFLLDNIEKEARILETAIREEQSNWIYLSKKPHLPVIFGRTVDSQLQLLIDYFLRDFVTRWLKELSYKPEPVIDKFKEHIWNAIQTLYERLLKVDAEKLLANDIVTKITQHFERIRIARSCALELNQAPVFALASHLMSSDTELHYLRQISDMIVMFLMPRCYSLSPVSYLVREILACKILQPAIDLITEPDYINQKIMQYLEAQKEVDAMHIRTHEYAKTFEDYIRLINNCNNVDTLKRLRYDIVTQIMQATTLQNIKRAKGVDVDVIEKTGNQHNVSRQQVTDAKKLKRYIDQLTIAKAECEEALRKLGWDGAFPAVESDSKAMPLDQVMESVTGRRYLSMFLETLCSQGLVGFWTAVEELRHSARSSWHQLGAEIFYTYIRSPSAEIKVDKDTRKRMEAFLLGDKGPEVFYEVQDSVVDTIQEKYYHSFLLSDQYKAFIAELATEEANQELCSERSPIEDRQLSNESVSSAESAGTVHLTEHSTYARRKLDQLQERHNNKTQALAALRASLKPESPALAMLANEVERLAGEQMRLEAHLARTDTWAEHLGRWRATVHSAEVIDESKPPQFVIVVHMAEQEPTNADEKPEQISTGWVLLRTLNEFQELHRKLRPMCSELKNLELPSNSFKFIFGKNDKNSLDKAKTLIQKYLEFVLEDDRLNQSEALYTFLNPSSEYLKQGDLPKKNKFSFSTLFKSTSSDATTRSSQDKEAFTHLSADEDEISQYLDGNGGDAANKNMNNSMRGTGPIGEERDSIAEPLYALLSEVFDMRGVFRWLRKTLVTFVQITYGRTINRQIKETISWLFSEQMLHYYTSIVLKSWWPGGVLSETTSNRNMRDKEHTRTLAQAALSEGVGGALASLVGAHAAARGAHKLFHTLQDPTHNKQLFYEIFELVLLEVFPELKRYQ; translated from the exons atgttAAAATgtctcatatatatttttgctccAATTTGTTTATCTCTGATATATTACTTCCCTTTTATATTAAGTCTGACGTATATAGCGCTTCTTAGTGCGTGTTGTATATCgggtatatttgttttaactcTTTGGGGTCATCTTGCGCTCTCTTCACCACACCAAACTTCTCTGTTTTTACTGGATAACATTGAAAAGGAAGCTCGAATATTGGAAACTGCTATACGG GAGGAACAAAGTAACtggatttatttatctaaaaaaccTCACTTACCTGTCATCTTTGGGCGAACTGTGGATAGTCAATTACAATTGTTAATTGACTATTTTCTTAGAGATTTTGTAACACGTTGGCTGAAAGAACTCTCTTATAAACCAGAACCAGTGATTGATAAGTTTAAAGAACATATTTGGAATGCGATACAAACTCTGTATGAACGTCTTTTAAAAGTTGATGCTGAAAAACTACTGGCTAATGATATAGTCACAAAAATAACACAGCATTTTGAACGAATTCGGATAGCCAGAAGTTGCgc gtTGGAATTAAATCAAGCTCCTGTTTTTGCATTAGCTTCTCACTTGATGTCTAGTGATACTGAATTGCACTACTTGCGTCAGATCAGTGATATGATTGTTATGTTTCTAATGCCACGTTGCTATTCATTGTCTCCTGTCTCATACCTTGTTAGAGAGATATTAGCATGTAAAA TACTTCAGCCTGCAATTGATCTTATCACCGAACCtgattatataaatcaaaagatAATGCAATATCTCGAAGCACAAAAAGAAGTAGATGCCATGCATATAAGAACACATGAATATGCCAAGACATTTGAAGATTATATCAGACTTATTAACAACTGCAATAATGTGGACACTCTAAAACGTTTAcg GTATGATATTGTTACACAAATAATGCAAGCGACAacattgcaaaatataaaaagagcGAAGGGTGTAGACGTTGATGTCATTGAAAAAACTGGAAACCAGCACAACGTTAGCAGACAACAAGTGACTGATGCTAAGAAATTGAAGAGATACATCGACCAACTGACTATAGCTAAGGCTGAGTGTGAGGAGGCACTACGAAAATTAGGCTGGGACGGAGCTTTTCCAGCTGTGGAGTCAGATAGCAAg GCAATGCCTCTAGATCAAGTAATGGAAAGCGTAACCGGTCGACGATATCTCTCAATGTTCCTAGAGACACTGTGTTCACAAGGATTGGTTGGTTTCTGGACAGCGGTGGAAGAATTACGTCACAGCGCTAGAAGCAGCTGGCATCAGCTCGGAgctgaaatattttacacttaCATAAGGTCACCTAGTGCAGAAATTAAAGTAGACAAA GATACTAGAAAAAGAATGGAAGCATTTCTACTGGGTGACAAAGGGCCAGAAGTATTTTATGAAGTGCAAGACTCAGTAGTAGACACAATTCAAGAGAAGTATTATCATTCGTTTTTACTAAGTGACCAGTATAAAGCTTTCATCGCAGAACTCGCAACTGAAGAGGCTAATCAAG aACTGTGTTCAGAAAGGTCTCCAATTGAAGACCGTCAGTTGTCGAACGAATCGGTCTCGTCAGCGGAGAGCGCGGGGACCGTTCACCTCACCGAACACTCCACGTATGCGAGGCGGAAGTTAGACCAGCTGCAAGAGAGACACAACAATAAGACGCAG GCATTAGCGGCTCTACGAGCGTCGCTAAAGCCAGAATCTCCCGCACTTGCGATGCTGGCGAACGAAGTGGAGAGGTTAGCGGGAGAGCAAATGCGGCTGGAAGCTCATTTGGCGAGAACTGACACCTGGGCTGAACACCTGGGCAGGTGGCGCGCCACGGTTCATAGTGCTGAG GTTATAGACGAGTCGAAGCCCCCGCAGTTCGTAATAGTAGTTCATATGGCGGAGCAGGAACCTACGAATGCGGACGAGAAACCGGAGCAGATCTCGACTGGCTGGGTATTGCTCAGGACTCTCAATGAATTTCAG GAATTACATAGAAAGTTAAGACCAATGTGTTCAGAGCTAAAAAATTTAGAACTGCCATcgaattcttttaaatttatatttggaaagAACGATAAAAACTCCCTAGATAAGGCCAAGACTCTTATTCAAAAGTATTTAGAA TTCGTCTTAGAGGACGATAGGTTAAACCAAAGTGAAGCTTTATATACATTCCTCAATCCTAGTTCAGAGTACCTGAAACAAGGCGACCTACCAAAGAAGAATAAATTTTCGTTCTCtacattatttaaaag tacaaGTAGTGATGCAACAACTAGATCGTCACAGGATAAAGAAGCGTTTACACATCTGTCTGCCGACGAAGATGAAATATCCCAGTATTTAGACGGAAATGGCGGAGACGCGGCGAATaagaatatgaataattcaatGCGTG GGACCGGCCCCATCGGCGAAGAGCGGGACAGCATCGCGGAGCCGCTGTACGCGCTGCTCAGCGAGGTGTTCGACATGCGCGGGGTGTTCCGCTGGCTGCGGAAGACGCTCGTCACCTTCGTGCAGATCACGTACGGCCGGACCATCAACCG GCAAATCAAGGAGACAATATCGTGGTTGTTCTCGGAACAAATGCTGCATTACTACACTAGTATCGTGCTGAAGTCCTGGTGGCCGGGTGGAGTTCTGAGTGAAACGACATCCAACAGAAACATGAGAGATAAAG AGCACACGCGCACGCTGGCGCAGGCGGCGCTGAGCGAGGGCGTGGGCGGCGCGCTGGCGTCGCTGGTGGGCGCGCacgcggcggcgcgcggcgcgcacAAGCTGTTCCACACGCTGCAGGACCCCACGCACAACAAGCAGCTCTTCTAC
- the LOC113397438 gene encoding pyridine nucleotide-disulfide oxidoreductase domain-containing protein 1 yields MSTIKTRYLVIGGGIAGVTCVETLAILHPEEKLVIITASSLVKNVSNVSFYAKTVVKFDVKDTEASSLLKIHPNLKIVYDSVKYLDTKNKIAVTDDNVSIQYDVVCICTGGIPRLISDSNKFNRILGIRDTDSVKDFQEKLKDGRRMVIVGNGGIASEIVHATQGIQKVWVIRDDYISATFVDPGAAEFFQDTFRNKSEENKDTTILRRHIFSEDDTVVSINKNLKSAALGPDWYRKLENVKNASGEQELEIIYKVEVESVEEVNEQEFALNIKLTNGRTIQCDFVISATGVEPAVNFSCDESLKRGFDGGLAVDEFQETSIKDVFAAGDVASATWQHAPHWFQLRLWTQARQMAGMAAKAMHARITNETVLQDFCFELFTHCTTLFGYRVVLLGKYNGQGLGNDYEILLRTTPRHEYIKFVLQNGRLQGAILIGETDLEEMCENLILDQIDLTPFGDDILNPDIDIDDYFD; encoded by the coding sequence ATGTCTACAATAAAAACTAGATATTTAGTTATTGGTGGCGGCATAGCTGGCGTTACTTGTGTTGAGACATTAGCAATTTTACATCCCGAAGAAAAACTTGTAATAATTACTGCATCTTCACTTGTTAAAAATGTAAGCAATGTAAGTTTTTATGCTAAAACTGTGGTAAAGTTTGATGTTAAAGATACCGAAGCAAGTTCATTGTTAAAGATACatccaaatttgaaaatagtttatGATTCAGTGAAATACCtggatacaaaaaataaaatagctgtTACTGACGACAATGTTTCAATCCAATATGATGTGGTATGCATTTGTACCGGTGGAATACCAAGATTAATATCAGACTCAAATAAATTCAACAGGATACTTGGTATTAGAGATACAGACTCGGTTAAAGATTTTCAGGAAAAACTTAAAGATGGCCGTCGCATGGTCATTGTAGGTAATGGTGGTATTGCATCAGAAATTGTTCATGCTACCCAAGGCATTCAGAAGGTATGGGTGATCAGAGATGACTATATATCAGCCACATTTGTTGATCCTGGAGCGGCCGAATTCTTTCAAGATACATTCCGAAATAAATCTGAAGAAAATAAAGATACCACTATTTTAAGAAGGCACATATTTTCTGAAGATGATACAGTAGTATCTATTAATAAGAATTTGAAGTCTGCAGCTTTAGGTCCTGATTGGTATAGAAAACTTGAAAATGTTAAGAATGCAAGTGGTGAACAAGaacttgaaataatttataaagttgaaGTTGAATCAGTGGAAGAAGTTAATGAACAAGaatttgctttaaatataaagttgacTAATGGAAGAACCATACAGTGTGATTTTGTTATATCTGCCACTGGAGTTGAACCTGCTGTAAATTTTTCTTGTGATGAATCATTAAAAAGAGGTTTTGATGGTGGTTTGGCTGTAGATGAATTTCAAGAAACTTCAATAAAAGATGTTTTTGCTGCTGGCGATGTAGCAAGTGCAACTTGGCAACATGCTCCTCACTGGTTTCAGTTAAGACTATGGACCCAAGCTCGTCAAATGGCTGGAATGGCAGCTAAAGCTATGCATGCTAGAATAACAAACGAAACAGTCTTGCAAGACTTTTGCTTTGAATTATTCACACATTGCACAACTCTTTTTGGATATAGAGTTGTATTATTAGGTAAATACAATGGTCAAGGTCTAGGGAATGATTATGAAATACTATTAAGAACAACTCCTCGTcatgaatacataaaatttgtGTTGCAAAATGGAAGGTTGCAAGGTGCCATATTAATCGGTGAAACTGATCTAGAAGAAATGtgtgaaaatttaatacttGATCAAATAGATCTTACACCTTTTGGTGATGATATATTAAATCCAGACATAGACATTGatgattattttgattaa